Proteins encoded together in one Lysinibacillus sp. FSL K6-0232 window:
- a CDS encoding methylated-DNA--[protein]-cysteine S-methyltransferase, with protein sequence MTVLYVDQFTYEQGDMYIVASDKGIVYIGTPNMPFDEVEVWARKPFKGYRFEDNKEKLQPYKEQLTAYFKKELTEFDVPIHVKGTPFQLAVWDALKELPYGTTVSYADIAQRIGNPKAVRAVGGAIGANPILAIIPCHRVIGKNGQLTGFRSGLAMKQFLLELEGIN encoded by the coding sequence ATGACAGTATTATATGTTGATCAATTTACATATGAGCAAGGAGATATGTATATTGTGGCTTCAGATAAGGGCATTGTTTATATTGGCACACCAAATATGCCATTTGATGAGGTTGAAGTGTGGGCACGAAAGCCGTTTAAAGGATATCGCTTTGAGGACAATAAAGAAAAGCTACAGCCCTATAAAGAACAATTAACAGCCTATTTTAAAAAGGAGCTTACTGAATTTGATGTGCCTATCCATGTGAAGGGAACGCCCTTTCAATTAGCTGTATGGGATGCATTGAAAGAACTACCATATGGCACAACTGTATCGTACGCAGATATTGCACAACGTATTGGAAATCCAAAGGCAGTAAGAGCTGTAGGTGGAGCAATTGGCGCAAACCCGATATTAGCCATTATTCCATGTCATCGTGTGATTGGTAAAAATGGTCAGTTAACAGGCTTTCGAAGTGGTCTTGCTATGAAGCAATTTTTATTAGAGTTAGAGGGCATAAACTGA
- a CDS encoding sensor histidine kinase encodes MLRKWHSIIPNSPMLSVYLWVIFCFLPFFFIFRKSSYIEITIGITFLMVYFIFYRFSVNSKSGLVYMWISFEMVINIVMTILYGYVYLSIFTAFFIGNIRRPVGFYIMYGLHIGFTVISTGIGFFIELQLFLSQLPFVVLTILAVVLLPLTIYSKNKRENLEGQLETANERIAELIVFEERQRIARDLHDTLGQKLSMIGLKSDLASRLIERDPQQALIEIKDIRQTASIALKEVRELVSDMRTAKFEDELMRISQILKAAEMEFVFEGDKHALHVPPLVENVLSMCLKEAVNNVVKHSGATKCEIAFHQNFKEVYLIVRDNGQGIKKRQAWKTGNGLKGMQERLEFINGSFKIESDEGTTLTVTIPVTITHQSVQENLKNI; translated from the coding sequence ATGTTGAGGAAATGGCATAGTATTATTCCAAATAGTCCAATGCTCAGTGTATATTTATGGGTTATTTTTTGCTTCCTCCCGTTTTTCTTTATTTTTCGGAAATCATCCTACATAGAAATAACTATTGGCATTACCTTTTTAATGGTTTATTTTATTTTCTATCGATTTTCTGTGAATTCGAAAAGCGGCTTAGTGTATATGTGGATTAGCTTTGAAATGGTCATTAATATTGTGATGACGATTTTATATGGGTATGTCTATTTATCCATTTTTACAGCCTTTTTTATTGGCAATATACGACGACCTGTTGGCTTCTATATTATGTATGGCTTGCATATTGGCTTTACAGTTATTTCAACAGGTATTGGCTTTTTTATTGAGCTTCAATTATTTTTATCACAGCTACCGTTTGTTGTGTTAACGATTTTAGCGGTTGTCTTGTTGCCATTAACCATTTATTCCAAAAATAAGCGTGAAAACTTAGAGGGGCAGCTAGAAACGGCTAATGAGCGTATTGCAGAATTAATTGTTTTTGAGGAGCGCCAGCGTATTGCGCGTGACCTTCATGATACATTGGGTCAAAAATTGTCCATGATTGGCTTGAAAAGTGACTTAGCATCTAGGCTGATTGAACGTGATCCACAGCAGGCTTTAATAGAAATTAAGGATATACGTCAAACAGCTAGTATCGCTTTAAAAGAGGTACGTGAATTAGTGTCAGACATGCGCACAGCAAAATTTGAGGATGAGCTTATGCGTATCTCCCAAATATTAAAGGCTGCGGAAATGGAATTTGTGTTTGAAGGCGATAAACATGCATTACATGTGCCACCGCTTGTAGAGAATGTTTTATCCATGTGCTTAAAAGAGGCTGTCAATAATGTTGTCAAACATAGTGGTGCTACAAAGTGTGAGATTGCCTTCCATCAAAATTTTAAAGAGGTTTATTTGATTGTTCGAGATAATGGACAGGGCATTAAGAAAAGGCAAGCATGGAAAACAGGGAATGGCTTAAAGGGGATGCAGGAACGTTTAGAGTTTATCAATGGCTCCTTTAAAATTGAAAGTGATGAAGGAACGACATTAACCGTAACCATTCCAGTAACGATTACACATCAAAGTGTCCAAGAAAATCTAAAGAACATATAG
- a CDS encoding response regulator transcription factor translates to MIRIVIAEDQGMLLGALRSLLSMEEDMEVVGLAKNGEEALMLVDEHQPDICIMDIEMPVKTGLDAAEELHSAGSACKVIILTTFARPGYFERARKASVRGYLLKDSPIEELVSAIRTIMDGKRIYAPELVDFVYEDDSENPLTERESQVLTLVAEGKTTKEIAAELFLSAGTVRNYISTILEKLNVGNRIEAIARFKEKGWNK, encoded by the coding sequence ATGATACGAATTGTGATTGCTGAAGATCAAGGGATGCTATTAGGCGCTCTTCGTTCTTTATTGAGTATGGAGGAAGATATGGAGGTCGTTGGCTTAGCAAAAAATGGTGAGGAAGCATTGATGCTTGTTGATGAGCATCAGCCTGATATTTGTATTATGGATATTGAAATGCCAGTGAAAACAGGTTTAGATGCTGCAGAGGAGTTGCACAGTGCTGGCTCTGCATGTAAGGTTATTATCTTAACAACATTTGCAAGACCTGGTTATTTTGAGCGTGCTCGCAAAGCAAGTGTACGGGGATATTTATTAAAAGATAGCCCTATTGAGGAGTTAGTAAGTGCTATTCGTACAATTATGGATGGTAAACGTATTTATGCACCAGAGCTTGTTGATTTTGTTTATGAGGATGATAGTGAAAATCCTTTAACGGAGCGTGAAAGTCAGGTGCTCACACTGGTAGCAGAGGGCAAAACAACAAAGGAAATTGCGGCAGAGCTATTTCTTTCAGCAGGAACGGTGCGCAACTATATTTCCACGATTTTAGAAAAATTAAATGTCGGCAATCGCATTGAAGCCATTGCACGCTTTAAAGAGAAGGGCTGGAATAAATAA
- a CDS encoding GNAT family N-acetyltransferase, which yields MIRMMEEADIPEVLAIYNDIILTSKAVYRYDIQTLEEKVQWFKEQQAAGNPLLVFEDNGMVAGFATYSQFRPYPGYQYTMEHSVYVHKEHYQKGIATKLMYKLIAIAEEQGVKTLIAGIDGENIASMRAHEKLGFEYAGTIKNAGYKFDEWLDLVFYQLQLKGPEL from the coding sequence ATGATTCGCATGATGGAAGAGGCTGATATACCTGAGGTGTTGGCTATTTATAATGATATTATTTTAACAAGCAAGGCAGTTTATCGTTATGACATTCAAACATTAGAGGAAAAAGTACAATGGTTTAAAGAGCAGCAGGCAGCGGGAAATCCATTGCTTGTCTTTGAGGACAATGGCATGGTAGCTGGTTTTGCAACATATAGCCAGTTCCGTCCATATCCAGGTTATCAGTATACAATGGAGCATTCTGTCTATGTGCACAAGGAGCATTATCAAAAGGGCATTGCTACAAAGCTAATGTATAAGCTAATCGCCATTGCGGAGGAGCAGGGTGTGAAAACACTAATTGCTGGTATTGATGGTGAAAATATTGCTAGCATGAGGGCACATGAAAAATTAGGCTTTGAATATGCAGGCACCATTAAGAATGCAGGCTATAAATTTGATGAGTGGTTGGATTTGGTGTTTTATCAATTACAATTAAAAGGGCCAGAGCTGTAA
- a CDS encoding fatty acid desaturase, translating into MATIKEKTKKLRQDVAPFAKSDTRKSVFQMINTIAPLLALWVAGYLLVDVSPWLTVGLSIISAGFVVRTFIIFHDCTHGSFFKSKKANDWVGFFTGVLTSFPYEKWKREHTIHHATSSNLDKRGIGDIDMMTVEEYMQASKGQRLWYRFYRNPFVMFGLGPLYMVLILNRFNRKDAKKKERLNTISTNIVMLAICAVLIYFMGWQAFLLVQGVTLFVAGSLGIWLFYIQHTYEDSYFEHDSEWDYVKAAVEGSSYYKLPKILQWVTGNIGFHHVHHLAPRVPNYNLEKAHNETPPLHMATTITLRTSLESIRYKLYDEEQGKFVTFKEVNEIIRRKARGSIAA; encoded by the coding sequence ATGGCAACAATTAAAGAAAAAACAAAAAAATTGCGTCAAGATGTAGCGCCATTTGCCAAATCAGATACACGTAAAAGTGTATTTCAAATGATTAATACCATTGCACCGTTACTTGCACTATGGGTAGCTGGCTATTTATTAGTAGATGTTTCACCGTGGTTAACAGTTGGCTTAAGCATTATTTCAGCTGGCTTTGTTGTACGAACATTTATTATCTTTCACGATTGTACACACGGCTCATTTTTCAAAAGTAAAAAGGCAAACGACTGGGTTGGATTTTTTACAGGCGTGTTAACATCATTCCCCTATGAAAAATGGAAACGTGAGCATACAATTCACCATGCAACAAGCTCAAACCTAGATAAGCGTGGTATTGGTGATATTGATATGATGACAGTGGAAGAATATATGCAAGCATCTAAAGGGCAGCGCTTATGGTATCGTTTTTATCGCAATCCATTTGTAATGTTTGGATTAGGACCTTTATATATGGTGCTTATTTTAAATCGCTTTAATCGTAAAGACGCGAAAAAGAAGGAACGTCTTAACACAATTTCAACAAATATTGTGATGCTAGCAATTTGTGCTGTTTTAATTTACTTTATGGGCTGGCAGGCATTTTTATTAGTGCAGGGCGTTACATTGTTTGTTGCTGGTTCTCTTGGTATTTGGTTATTTTATATTCAACACACATATGAAGATTCTTATTTTGAACATGACTCCGAGTGGGATTATGTAAAGGCGGCAGTTGAAGGTAGTTCATATTATAAATTACCAAAAATTTTGCAATGGGTGACAGGGAATATTGGTTTCCATCATGTGCATCATTTAGCTCCTCGTGTACCTAACTATAATCTTGAAAAAGCACATAATGAAACACCACCATTACACATGGCGACAACGATTACTTTACGTACAAGTTTAGAGTCAATCCGTTATAAGCTATATGATGAAGAGCAAGGTAAATTTGTCACATTTAAAGAAGTAAATGAGATTATAAGACGCAAGGCTAGAGGCAGTATTGCTGCTTAG
- a CDS encoding ABC transporter permease, whose product MTYTALSLTLIFVCIPLLLSKTLKLGLEKDTLIATVRSIIQLLAVGYILKFVFDTNSYSYIFLMVALMIIVATLNARKKGAGIKGITWKIALTLVAVEMVTQGVLLGFHIVPATAQYIIPISGMLIGNSMVLSILFLNRFTAEITSHKDEMELILSLGGTPKQAIHRQLINAVKASMIPTIESQKTIGLVQLPGMMSGQIIGGADPIQAVQFQLLIIFALLTTATLSSIMIGFLSYPALFNERMQILSTK is encoded by the coding sequence ATGACATATACAGCACTATCACTCACATTAATATTTGTCTGCATTCCCCTTCTACTATCCAAAACATTAAAGCTAGGACTTGAAAAAGATACACTTATCGCAACAGTGCGCTCTATCATCCAATTACTTGCAGTAGGCTATATTTTAAAATTTGTCTTTGATACCAACAGTTATAGCTATATTTTTCTAATGGTCGCATTAATGATTATTGTTGCTACATTAAATGCACGTAAAAAAGGAGCAGGTATCAAAGGCATAACGTGGAAAATAGCACTTACTCTTGTTGCGGTAGAAATGGTTACACAAGGTGTCTTGCTTGGCTTTCACATTGTACCAGCAACTGCTCAATATATCATTCCTATTAGCGGTATGTTAATCGGCAATTCCATGGTATTATCCATTTTATTTTTAAATCGTTTTACAGCGGAAATTACCAGCCATAAAGATGAAATGGAGCTTATTTTATCACTAGGTGGAACACCGAAGCAGGCTATCCATCGACAGCTTATTAATGCGGTAAAGGCTAGTATGATTCCTACTATTGAAAGCCAAAAAACAATCGGCTTAGTACAGCTACCAGGTATGATGAGCGGGCAAATTATCGGTGGCGCTGACCCGATACAGGCTGTGCAATTTCAGCTCCTCATTATTTTTGCATTATTAACAACAGCAACATTATCAAGCATCATGATTGGCTTTTTAAGCTATCCTGCATTATTTAATGAGCGCATGCAAATACTTAGTACGAAATAA
- the metH gene encoding methionine synthase has protein sequence MVKHLIEEQLEKRILILDGAMGTMLQNENLSAEDFGGEELDGCNENLVLTRPDIIEKVHCKYLEAGADIICTNTFGGTPIVLNEYNLGAKAEEINKRAVEIARQAVDSFSTSDWPRFVAGAMGPTTKTLSVTGGITFDELEENFYVQAKALIEAGADVLLLETSQDMLNVKAGTLGVARAFEATGKELPVMISGTIEPMGTTLAGQTIDAFYISIEHIQPLSVGLNCATGPEFMTDHIRSLAELSTGYISCYPNAGLPDEEGCYHESPESLSQKLKGFAEKGWLNIVGGCCGTTPAHIAAIREVLKDAKPRQLPEATHGHAVSGIEPLLYDDSMRPLFIGERTNVIGSRKFKNLIIDGKFEEAAEIARAQVKNGAHVIDICLANPDRDELADMRGFMQEVVKKVKVPLVIDSTDEKVIEEALKFSQGKAIINSINLEDGEERFDAVMPLVKKYGAAVVVGTIDEQGMAVDRHRKLEIAERSYKLLTEKWGLAPEDIIFDPLMFPVGTGDEQYIGSALETVEGIRLIKEKMPRALTVLGVSNISFGLPPVGREVLNAVYLYHCTQAGLDYAIVNTEKLERYASIPEEEIKLANDLLFNTNDETLAVFTDFYRDKKKEKTEADIPKTVEGRLAYYILEGTKEGLIEDLEAAREIFESPLDIINGPLMDGMAEVGRLFNDNQLIVAEVLQSAGVMKAAVAYLEQFMEKNDESAGKGKMVLATVKGDVHDIGKNLVDIILSNNGYKVVDLGIKVTPAQLIEAIRKEKPDFIGLSGLLVKSAQQMVITAQDFKEAGIDVPILVGGAALSRRFTETKIANEYNGPVIYAKDAMQGLEQANRLMDKEARESFLEEIKESRQQRLEADAKRAARPAKEVTVKPARTVKEAAVFVPADLRRHVKKDYSVSHLYPYVNMRTLLGHHLGLKGQVQQLLDAGDARATELKELVDDYLRSDLLKPSGLYQFFPAQADGDDVIVYDPADSKTEIERFTFPRQQVEPFLCLADFLKTVDSGEMDYIALMVVTAGQGVMAQARQLKEDGKFLESHALQSTALELAEGFAERMHQEIRDQWGFPDATDFTMRDRFAAKYQGQRFSFGYPACPNLEDQEKLFGLLKPEDIGVHLTEGFMMEPEASVSAIVFAHPDARYFNV, from the coding sequence ATGGTTAAGCACTTGATTGAAGAGCAACTAGAGAAACGTATTTTAATCCTTGATGGCGCAATGGGTACAATGTTGCAAAATGAAAACTTATCAGCTGAGGATTTTGGTGGTGAGGAGCTCGATGGCTGTAATGAAAATCTTGTGCTCACTAGACCAGATATTATTGAGAAAGTTCACTGCAAATATTTGGAGGCAGGCGCAGATATTATTTGTACCAATACATTTGGTGGAACGCCGATTGTGTTAAATGAGTATAATCTTGGTGCAAAAGCAGAGGAAATTAATAAGCGTGCAGTAGAAATTGCTCGCCAAGCAGTGGATAGCTTTTCCACATCTGATTGGCCACGCTTTGTTGCGGGAGCTATGGGACCAACAACAAAAACATTATCCGTAACAGGTGGTATTACATTTGATGAGCTAGAGGAAAATTTTTATGTGCAGGCAAAGGCATTAATTGAGGCAGGCGCAGATGTATTGTTGCTTGAAACAAGTCAGGATATGTTAAATGTCAAGGCAGGTACACTAGGTGTAGCGCGTGCTTTTGAGGCAACTGGAAAAGAACTACCTGTGATGATTTCAGGAACAATTGAGCCAATGGGCACAACGCTTGCAGGGCAAACTATTGATGCCTTTTATATTTCCATTGAGCATATTCAACCATTATCAGTGGGCTTAAACTGTGCAACAGGGCCAGAGTTTATGACGGATCATATTCGTTCATTAGCAGAGCTGTCAACAGGCTATATTAGCTGTTATCCAAATGCAGGCTTACCTGATGAGGAAGGCTGTTATCATGAGTCGCCAGAATCGTTATCGCAAAAGCTAAAGGGCTTTGCAGAAAAAGGCTGGCTGAATATTGTAGGAGGGTGCTGTGGTACAACGCCAGCCCATATTGCAGCTATTCGTGAAGTGTTAAAGGATGCAAAACCACGCCAATTACCTGAAGCAACACATGGTCATGCTGTTTCAGGAATCGAGCCATTATTATATGACGATTCAATGCGTCCATTATTTATTGGTGAACGAACAAATGTCATTGGCTCCCGTAAGTTTAAAAATTTAATTATTGATGGGAAATTTGAGGAAGCAGCAGAAATTGCACGTGCACAAGTGAAAAATGGCGCACATGTTATTGATATTTGCTTAGCGAACCCTGACCGTGATGAGTTAGCAGATATGCGTGGCTTTATGCAAGAGGTTGTCAAAAAGGTGAAGGTTCCTCTTGTGATTGACTCAACTGATGAAAAAGTCATTGAGGAAGCACTGAAGTTTTCACAAGGTAAAGCTATTATTAACTCCATTAACTTAGAGGATGGGGAAGAACGCTTTGATGCTGTTATGCCACTTGTGAAGAAATATGGTGCTGCTGTTGTTGTCGGTACAATTGATGAGCAGGGGATGGCAGTTGATCGTCATCGCAAGCTGGAAATTGCTGAACGTTCCTACAAGTTGTTAACCGAAAAATGGGGACTTGCACCAGAGGATATTATTTTTGATCCGTTAATGTTCCCAGTAGGTACGGGTGATGAGCAATATATTGGCTCTGCACTGGAAACAGTTGAAGGGATTCGTCTAATTAAAGAAAAAATGCCACGAGCGTTAACGGTGCTTGGTGTAAGTAATATTTCATTTGGCTTACCACCTGTTGGACGTGAAGTGTTAAATGCTGTCTATCTTTACCATTGTACACAGGCAGGCTTAGATTATGCCATTGTTAATACGGAAAAGCTAGAGCGTTACGCGTCTATTCCAGAAGAGGAAATTAAGCTAGCGAATGATTTATTATTTAATACAAATGATGAAACATTAGCCGTATTTACTGATTTCTATCGTGATAAAAAGAAAGAAAAAACGGAAGCGGATATTCCTAAAACGGTGGAAGGACGTTTAGCTTACTATATATTAGAAGGTACAAAAGAGGGGCTTATTGAGGATTTGGAGGCTGCTCGTGAAATCTTTGAGTCACCACTGGATATTATTAATGGACCTTTAATGGATGGTATGGCTGAGGTAGGTCGTTTATTTAATGACAATCAGTTAATTGTTGCTGAAGTTTTACAATCAGCAGGTGTGATGAAGGCTGCTGTTGCGTATTTAGAGCAATTTATGGAAAAAAATGATGAGAGCGCTGGTAAAGGTAAAATGGTGCTCGCTACTGTAAAAGGTGATGTGCACGATATTGGGAAAAACCTTGTTGATATTATTTTAAGTAATAATGGCTATAAGGTTGTTGATTTAGGTATTAAGGTAACGCCAGCCCAATTAATAGAAGCTATTCGTAAGGAAAAGCCTGATTTTATCGGCTTATCAGGCTTGCTTGTTAAATCAGCACAGCAAATGGTAATTACTGCACAAGATTTTAAAGAGGCAGGGATTGATGTACCAATTTTGGTTGGTGGCGCAGCATTATCTCGACGCTTTACAGAAACAAAAATTGCTAATGAATACAACGGCCCTGTTATTTATGCGAAGGATGCTATGCAGGGGCTTGAGCAAGCAAATCGTTTGATGGATAAGGAAGCGCGTGAAAGCTTCTTAGAGGAAATCAAAGAGTCTCGTCAGCAACGCTTAGAGGCAGATGCCAAGCGTGCTGCTCGTCCTGCAAAAGAAGTAACGGTTAAGCCTGCTCGTACAGTGAAGGAAGCAGCTGTATTTGTACCTGCTGATTTACGCCGCCATGTGAAGAAGGACTACTCTGTATCGCATTTATATCCATATGTAAATATGCGTACATTGCTAGGGCATCATTTAGGCTTAAAAGGGCAAGTACAGCAATTATTAGATGCTGGCGATGCAAGAGCAACGGAGCTCAAAGAGTTAGTGGATGATTATTTAAGAAGTGATTTGTTAAAGCCATCTGGTTTATATCAATTTTTCCCTGCACAAGCAGATGGGGATGATGTAATTGTTTATGATCCTGCTGATAGCAAAACAGAAATTGAACGCTTTACGTTCCCACGCCAGCAAGTAGAACCGTTTTTATGCCTTGCTGATTTCTTAAAAACAGTTGATAGTGGCGAAATGGATTATATTGCGCTAATGGTAGTAACGGCTGGGCAAGGGGTAATGGCACAGGCTCGTCAATTAAAAGAGGACGGAAAATTCCTTGAAAGTCATGCCCTACAATCGACTGCACTAGAATTAGCAGAGGGCTTTGCGGAACGTATGCATCAGGAAATCCGTGATCAATGGGGCTTCCCAGATGCAACAGATTTCACAATGCGTGATCGTTTTGCAGCGAAATATCAAGGGCAACGCTTTTCATTCGGCTATCCTGCATGTCCAAACTTAGAGGATCAGGAGAAGTTATTTGGTCTGTTAAAGCCTGAGGATATCGGTGTTCATTTAACAGAAGGCTTTATGATGGAGCCAGAGGCATCTGTATCAGCCATTGTTTTTGCACATCCTGATGCTCGCTACTTTAATGTATAA
- a CDS encoding ABC transporter ATP-binding protein yields MNMLYEPAIHFQQVHFSVNAKTILKSITGSFPKGQITTLVGPSGAGKTTLLKLCNGLLSATAGHILIDNHPISTYEPTALRRNVGIALQAAPMITGTVWENLALPRTLQGKKLSQQEAIQYLEDVGLDKSFLHHSIDELSGGQRQKVSIARTLINQSLILLLDEITSALDRQSVQEIEKLIVTINQKYNVTMIWITHNLQQALTIGHYTWVMMDGELIEAGKSTLLNAPTNPRVAEFIQGVNL; encoded by the coding sequence ATGAATATGCTATACGAACCTGCTATTCACTTTCAACAAGTTCATTTCTCAGTAAATGCTAAAACAATATTAAAGTCAATTACAGGATCATTTCCAAAAGGTCAAATTACTACATTAGTTGGCCCTTCTGGTGCAGGTAAAACAACCTTACTGAAATTGTGTAATGGTCTGCTTTCAGCAACAGCAGGACATATACTTATTGATAATCATCCTATTTCTACCTATGAACCAACAGCCTTACGAAGAAATGTTGGTATTGCTCTACAGGCAGCACCAATGATAACAGGTACTGTTTGGGAAAACCTTGCCCTTCCTCGCACACTGCAAGGGAAAAAACTCTCACAGCAAGAAGCAATCCAATATTTAGAGGATGTCGGATTAGATAAAAGCTTTTTACATCACTCAATCGATGAATTATCAGGAGGACAGCGGCAAAAGGTTTCGATTGCACGAACACTTATTAACCAGTCCTTGATTTTATTATTAGATGAAATTACATCCGCACTTGACCGTCAATCTGTTCAAGAAATTGAAAAGCTAATTGTAACCATTAATCAAAAATACAATGTCACAATGATTTGGATTACACATAATTTACAGCAAGCATTAACAATTGGTCATTATACATGGGTTATGATGGATGGTGAGCTAATTGAGGCTGGCAAAAGCACCTTACTCAATGCACCAACAAACCCACGTGTAGCAGAATTTATTCAGGGGGTGAATTTATGA
- a CDS encoding proline dehydrogenase family protein, with the protein MLLRDFFIHLSENQLLNSAAKKYGLKLGAQSVVAGTNVEETIASIKELNAHNISCTVDNLGEFVSSKEEATKAKEQILTVIEAIHENSVDAHISLKPSQLGLDIDVDFCYDNLYEIVEKAAAYDIFVNFDMEDYGRLQISFDMVEELSKTFDNVGTVIQSYFYRAKEDIEKFKDYRLRIVKGAYKEPIEVAYQDKLDIDLNFIELIEYHLLHGKFTSIATHDHNIIAHVKRFVAEHNIPLDKFEFQMLYGFRTDMQKELAKEGYNFCVYVPFGEDWYGYFMRRLAERPQNLNLVTKQVFTKKTNTVLAVAAGAFVLGRLTKRKK; encoded by the coding sequence ATGTTATTACGCGATTTTTTCATCCATTTATCTGAAAACCAACTATTAAATAGTGCTGCAAAGAAATACGGTCTAAAATTGGGCGCACAAAGTGTAGTAGCTGGTACAAATGTTGAAGAAACAATTGCAAGCATTAAAGAACTGAATGCGCATAATATTTCTTGTACAGTAGACAACCTAGGTGAATTCGTTTCAAGTAAAGAAGAAGCAACAAAAGCAAAAGAGCAAATCCTTACTGTTATTGAAGCTATTCATGAAAACAGTGTTGATGCACATATTTCATTAAAGCCTTCTCAACTGGGCTTAGATATTGATGTTGATTTTTGCTACGACAATCTATATGAAATTGTAGAAAAAGCCGCTGCCTATGATATATTTGTTAACTTCGATATGGAGGACTATGGTCGTCTTCAAATCTCCTTTGATATGGTGGAAGAGCTATCAAAAACATTTGATAATGTTGGAACAGTGATTCAATCATACTTTTATCGTGCCAAAGAAGATATTGAAAAATTCAAGGACTACCGTCTTCGCATTGTAAAAGGTGCTTATAAAGAACCTATCGAGGTCGCATACCAAGATAAATTAGATATTGATTTAAACTTTATTGAGTTAATTGAGTATCACCTACTACATGGTAAGTTTACATCGATTGCAACACATGACCATAATATCATTGCACATGTAAAACGCTTTGTAGCAGAGCATAATATTCCGCTTGATAAATTTGAATTCCAAATGCTCTATGGCTTCCGTACAGATATGCAAAAGGAGCTTGCAAAAGAAGGCTATAACTTCTGTGTCTATGTGCCGTTTGGCGAAGATTGGTACGGCTACTTTATGCGTCGCCTAGCTGAACGTCCACAAAACCTTAACCTTGTGACAAAGCAAGTATTTACGAAAAAAACAAACACAGTGCTTGCAGTAGCAGCAGGTGCATTTGTACTTGGACGTTTAACAAAGCGCAAAAAATAA